Below is a window of Drosophila nasuta strain 15112-1781.00 chromosome X, ASM2355853v1, whole genome shotgun sequence DNA.
GAAATTTTGAACAAGAAAACTGCGTCAATGTCAAAGCCAGAGGGTAGATTATGGACCAGAAAATCGACAAAAGGGAAAGGAAaactctctctgtgtgtgtgtgtgtgtgtgtgttagtgtgtgtgtgtgcgttgagGGTTTTAAGCATTTGTCAACATAACGCTGtgcaatttaacaattttcaatgcTCTCGCACAACGTTGACGCTTTTACCTATTTTcctaacatttttttttatagttcttgattttatttactatttgttCATGTGCTTAGAAAATTGCGCCGAGGGGATGCCGAGGTGAAAGCCAATgatgctctgtgtgtgtgtgtgtgtgtgtgtgtgtgtgtgaatgtgaatgcgcgTAAAGCGTAAactgtaaattgtaaattgtgtttTGCTGCTACAGAAATTGGCAtcatttttattggcattgGGAGCAGGTGAGACTTTCGacgtttcttttctttactttttttcgaTTGTGGCAACTACGTTAcgctattttattttgctaaagaacgaacgaacgaacaaaaaaaaaaacgtcatCTCGGTTTTCGTtggcttcttctttttcgtGTCTGGGCGTGTGTATTTGCTCACGTAATTCCctaattaaatacttaaattgtaattgctttCGAACGGCGTTCGGCCCCCAAAGGAACAGGAGCAAAAGCCTGGCTACTGCCTGGTTTGTggattctctctctctctctctctctctctctctctctctctcctttcgGAATGATTCCAGGACTCGCCTTGGCATCATTAAAACGCGCACACACAAGGTGAACAGGGACATATGCTATATGGCTTGTTATACACAAGATATATATATGCCCACATCTTAATgatgcagcacacacacacacacacacacacacacacacatctttATACAGATGCTGCGCTACTTTTGCACTATATACGACGACACTTTTCCATATATGGAAAACGAAGAAGCCGGAAAACATGGAGCTTAACTAATGGCAACAACATCTTTCAGCGAACAACATTTGATATACACTagtatactatactatactgtATATATTATGCATACATGAAAGAGActcagaaagagagagagagagagagatttaaatttacattttctataattaGTTTATAATTGCAGTCGCATTATGTGCGCTCATATTCTTCGTGTCCTCAGAGGCCAACAGcgtattgaaattgttttggcCTCCTTTGCAACTTGAgcttttgtattatttatacaatatcTGAATAATGCATTTAGCTTTGCTAACTTTTGTAGgcatttacatttgttttggATTTTGGGTGTCTTAAAGAGTTGTCTTCTTTAATTCGGACTTTAAGAAATggcaatttacaattgtttcGAAGCATATAAGAAATGAGCATGTAGTAGAAGTATATAGCAAACATAACTAAAGgtacattttggtatttttccgTTAAAAAATACTACCACATAGTATGATTATATTGTACaagtatataccaaacattGCCTAGAGTATATTCTAgaattttttatgttatatacatttgttATATTCTAAGAATACTACTGCATATGATGAATATGTattacaaatacatttataccatatataacttatggtatatttgtgtactttttattatattggtatattttaagaatactatCGCATTGGATATTGGAATATATAGTACAATCATATACTAAACATAGCGTTTGGTATACTTCAGAGTTTTTTGGTTATACATATTAAGATTTTAAGAATACTAACgcatattataaatatatagtataaatatatatcgaaCTTAGCCTacgatatattttagtattttgttcgTTATACTTATTCGGTATATCTTACGAATAATActgcatttaattgcttttattgagACGTATTCTTACTGGTTTTCAAACTGGTTTACTTGCTGTGATCAATTGacaataattgaaaacattCCTAATTTAACAGTAATCAATATATGAAagtagtttttctttaaattaattgcaaattttaagGTCTGAAAATAAAACTTTGTTATTTAAGTAAGaatgatttaatatttaaggAAAGCtgctgtttttattgattttgtcTTCTCGCCTTAACAAATTCACTTAACAAATTATGCATAGCACTCTAATATCGATTACATTTCGAAGTGTTATCGATAGTTTGTGTTCGTTGCAAATAcaagttgcttttgttgcgcTCGAGTGCGCTTGCTGTTTATTCGACTGTCGCTGACTTGTACACAAAACTGCACAACTGAGTTGCCTCTCTTTTTCTCAATCTCTCTCTGTTTCGCTCCCtgctctttctctgtctctctctctctctgtcattTGCTTTCCGGCTGCTTCACTTTAGTTGGGCAATTCCATTCGATGCACGTTAAGCTATATAAGTCatcactttaatttaattgtgcaCGGCTAAGCTGGCCGCACTTACGACCCGAGACACGCCCACCTCCTCtgccctcacacacacacacacacacacacacacacgcactgcAAGTGGCTGTGTGTATATTGTACACATGTTTGGACATGTCCTGGCAATGTGCTGGCCACGTTTTTATGTGCTTTTAAGTGCGCAATTAAAGGTCAATTGCAGTCGAAGGTGGCCCCGAAGTATGCTATAAACTcgaacacaacacacacatacacacacacacatacatacgtatacgCACACGTGTTTTCTAATTGATATTTGAACTGAACTTCTGCAGCAGGCGACGACTCGGAATGAAATCtttcaacaaaattcaaatttcaagtTCGATTTCGATAGTTTTTcttctctcacacacacacacatttcttTCGATTTATTCAAACTGGATAGCGATTCGGCAGACGCTGATGGGCATCTGGTTGAGTTCAAGGCCGGGCGCATGATTCAAGGTGCCCAAATGGTCGAGCCAGACAATCGCAAGGGTCTCATCTATCTGTATCGCGATGAGGCCTACGATTTGCATTTCTGCTGGATGGATCGTCGACGCATGGCGGTTGAAATCGATATCATCGTATCGCCGGGCACTTTGGAATTCCATCGCGTCGAGTCGTGTAAAACGGGTCGCATCTATGTGCTCAAGTTTCGACGATCGCCGAATCGTTTATTCTTTTGGATGCAGGATCCCAGATTCGAGCACGATGCTGAGATTTGTGCCCAGGTCAATGAGCTGCTCAGATCAAACACCAATTCCGATGATGATTATTCGCTCAAGTCGGTCAAAGGCGCCAATTTGAAGCAGTCAGAGTCATAAATTGTTAGTTGTAACACAGCCAGCGAGAGAGCAATAAAAAGgaagtcaaataaaataaatttgtgaaataaatgaattcaaCAAAGTGTTTAGATTTTATCGATAGTTATTACACATTTAAAGAAATGTCAATTTGAAGCAGTCAGAACGATAAATTGTTAGTTGTGAAACAGGAATGgtataataacaatttaataaatatttcaatagatGAACAGAAACTcttttgtgttattatttattattttctatttaattagaatttactatcgatagttattTTACATCTCTGAAATAATGTCATACATTTGCTATTTTAAAATAGCCAGAGAGCAAGAAAAGTCTcttaattgtttgaatatatgaaaatacatCTTTTATCTTATAATTTGTAATGATCAATTTCTAATACAAAGTGTGTaaaatttatcgatagtaattCAGTCATAAATCGTTACATGTAAAACGAGCGAAGAGCAATAAAAAAGCATAGAAAGTAGACgaatatttaacaataagTATACAATATTGATATTGCTTTTAATGATGCATCGAATaagtaaaaatacaaagtGTACAAACAATTTATCGATAGTTATTTTACATCTCTGAAATAACGTCATACATTTGCTATTTTAAAATAGCCAGAGAGCAAGAAAAGTCTcttaattgtttgaatatatgaaaatacatcttttattttataatttctattaATGATCAATTTCTAATACAAAGTGTATaaaatttatcgatagtaattCAGTCATAAATCGTTACATGTAAAACGAGCGAAGAGCAATAAAAAAGCATAGAAAGTAGACgaatatttaacaataagtatacaatatttatattgcttttaatgaTGCATCGAATAAGTGAAAATACAAAGTGTACAAACAATTTATCGATAGTTATTTTACATCTCTGAAATAACGTCATACATTTGCTATTTTAAAATAGCcagagagcaacaaaagtctcttaattgtttgaatatatgaaaatacatcttttattttataatttctattaATGATCAATTTCTAATACAAAGTGTGTaaaatttatcgatagtaattCAGTCATAAATCGTTACATGTAAAACGAGCGAAGAGCAATAAAAAAGCATAGAAAGTAGACGATTATTTAACAATaagtatacaatatttatattgcttttaatgaTGCATCGAATAAGTGAAAATACAAAGTGTACAAACAATTTATCGATAGTTATTCCACATCTGTGCACTTGCGTCTAAACTTTATGCGCATTTATTGCCATAAAATAGCTATAAAAACACACTTGCTGCACTTTTCTATTTGCTCAAAGCCAACAAAGTTGAAGTACAACGTCAagacagcaggcagcaggcaaaaaaaaaaaagtatcgaATGTATTGGGAGACAGAACAATATAAAGTAAATCGTGCTGCTCAGTGATGCATTTCGATTGTGATGTGGCGCTTAAAACTTTGTAACGCCatccacacaaaaaaaaaaacaaaaaaacaggacaaaaaatgtgcaataaCTGCCTCAAAGTATCTGCAGAGCCCGTTGCACCCATCAAAAAAACTGAAGaaccgaaaaaaacaaaacaaaagatgcaactagaaaaaggaaaaaaaaatggctGGCAAGCGAAGTTACGAAGATAAATGAGATGGCATAAGTTAGACGACAACTCGAGCACAAGACGTGAAAGGAAGCAGAcgactaaaaaataaaaatacttaaaattgatataaaagACACCAAACGACACCAAAGcaggcagcaaaaaaaaaagacaacaaaatgaCATGGCAGAAGAAATATAAGCAATAAAACCAAAGGCTTCGACGAAGATTTGATACCCTTGATAACGAGTAAAAAATGAAgcataaaaatcaattgaattgcgattgaaataaaaatttgttgtagACAATTTTAAGCTAAGAAATGTCAATGACTAAAATCAAGTTCCACATTTCAAGTTTGAttgtaaaattacaaaagaagaaagacgaaatcattaaaattgataaaactataaatttaataattttcggtaaaatttcaaatgaaatgaaattcttgaaaactttaaaacaATGAAGtcttcaaaaattatttttcttttcaaatttgacctaaaaattatatttattttaatttatctcaaatttaataatttatttttagagttTGGTTTTCTTTGTCACATATTTGTTGTCCCAAGACGTATACTCTTTTTGGTGACGTTAagaaatttgctaaaaaataGTTGCAAAGTGCAAAGTAAGCCAAAGGGTCGGCTATCGGGAATCAAGGGAAGTGtagagagaagaggagaggagaggagggTGTATGGATTGCATTGCTAGGCAtgcgacagcagcaaaattttatggtatttttcttgttttcttttcatatctttttcgtttttttttttttttgttggttccCCTTTCTTTTGACTCTGCATCATTTGCGGGAGCTTTTTGCGCTTTGCTttcgatgtttttttttttttggttggttgtTTTATTTGTCTATTTTTCGGCAAATTTTTGTgctgtctgttttttttttttgtgcccaAATGAAACTAAGTGAGTGGAAGGATTGCTCACAAGGGTAATGGCAAAACAGGGCCAGTGGCTCCCACCGGGGTCAGCGGGTCGCAGAGTGTTatgaggggaaggggaggcgATAAAAAAAATGTCTAAAGTGCTGGCAAAATGCGAACGCAGCGCGCagaacaaacaacagcaaagcgagagagacagaaaaaaaaatgagaaaaatgtTGTGCATGCCCAAAAAGTCGACTACGAAAAGTAAATTTGTGGTGGAAGTAAACAACGCAGccgataccctgtaaatagtTGATATGGGCGTGGAAGTAGTTTAGGTAATTTGTGCCTCTTTTtcctatttatttttatgcattttaattttcttttcaatttacttttgtttaacctatgttgttttttattaaatttaatcatttatttaattttacatttatttttatattttcaatatatatattaaatatttttttttatgtattttaatgttattaatttactatttttgtaatatGCAATATTACTcgatttttataatattttatattatttttgcacttAGTTTACTTTCCATGCAATAATAGCATTTAAAGAGTTAACTTTAAGTTGCGTAGTCGAGCAGccttgttgtgttgttgtcgtttattacagggtatcgagagcacacacaaatattgcAGCTTAAATTGCTGCATAATGAAAACGCTTGAACTACGGCAAAGtggcaagttgttgttgcgcttgTGTTGTGATTGTTGCAAGCCAAaggcacacacatacaaatacacaagctgtcacacacacacacacacacacatacagagagagagagagagagagagagagacagctaCAGTTGCAGTCACACAAGTGTCAGAGCCGAAGGCGTTTTCCAGCCATTTACAACTTTGCCAAATGCAAACGCATTATTAGTTGTAATTTACTTGattaggtgtgtgtgtgtgtgagtgtgtgatagtgtgtgtgtgtgatagtgtgtgtctgtgtgtgtgtgtggtgtcgTTAGAGCCTTTGGCATGCACTGAATGCACAGTCAGAGCCTCCGTTTGCATTTTCGAACGTTGCCAAAACTGGCAATAACTTTATGGCCAAAAATACTCGAGAGAGATTTGCTGAGTTTTGTTTCTGGCCGTTGGCCAAATAGCCACAAGGCAATTCTAACCCAGTTGGACAGTTCGTTCGCTCTTgcgttgccacgcccaccgtCCACCGCCCACCGTCCACCGTCTAGATGGACTCCAAGCTGACGCCAAATGTATTTGCTGCAGcacattttgtttgtgtgttttgcgttttccgttttttttttgatgggtttttctttttgtcaaAACTTTGGCAATTGCTCGCTGAGCTCTCTAATTGAAATTCGTGAACGACTTTGGCAGTTGTTCTTCGCTCGGCATCTtcttcattttgattttacgCTCGTCCAATTGCGATGCAGTTGTGGGTTACGAGTTGATGCCATGCTGTTCacttctttctctctgtgtgtggtcaaagttttgttttaatacccgctacctgTAGGGTaaaaaggtattataactttagaAGGAATCATCTCCGATCCCatactgtatatatattcttgatcagcatcaacagccgtGACGATGTGgtcttgtctgtctgtctgtccgtctgtataaacacctagatctcagtgactataagagatagagatatcaTTTTGTTAGACATAATTCAAACcagaaaaaatttaataacaagcttaattttgaagctaattttagtatataatttatgattcatgataatatagtatttatgattcatGAAAAATCGATTGcgatgaaatttaatttaagaaatacttttgtatggtatattttagtatttttgcagtacataaatttggtatattgtaatgtggtatatttttaatatagttttgtataaacataccaaatatagcctttggtataatttagtatttttatggtatatcattttggtatattttgtatatggtatattttaaatttattaataaatcaataaaccaaatgtatgaaatggtatattttagtatttttgcagtatatcaatttgttgtattgtaatatggtatatttttaatataattttgtatcaATGTATCAACTACAGCCTTTGGtataattcagtatattatttcggtgtattttaatttggtatattttgaatatattaatatatcaaaaaaccAAATGTAACagatggtatatttaagtatttttcacgtatattaatttggtatattttgaatataataatattttatttattattattattattattttagcatttttgcggtatattaatttgatatattttcaatatattaatatatcaataaaccaaatataacagtaattttagtatattttcggtacattcatttggtatatttcgaatatattaatatatccaTAAACCAAATACAACTGTTGGTATTTAAGTGTTTTGtcgtatattaatttgatatattttaataccgaACTCTTTTCCCTTAACtgaaaatggatagcgggtatctcatagtcgagccTAGTCGTTTATAGctctcttacttgtttgtttttggaaagtaaaaaacacaaaaattgagGTGATAAAATTGTTTAGGATTTTGCTGTTAAGctgctttgcaaattttgcatttatttccGATTggaattgttattgttgatgctgaatgcaaattgaattgaattgaatttgtatttgttgccaAGCTTCTTAACTTGTCCATTGGCGAaccaatttattaatattgtgtTGAAAATAATTCGAAATTACCTCACAatactattttattgtttataattttggTTGATTGACGGAATTTTGTTTGAAAGCTTTAAACATTGTAATTACATTCGGAATTTTCATAGACTTTTGAATATAAAGAACTTTTTTTGTAAATGCTGCAGGtttttcaataacattttccGAATTATCGGTTTTTATAGAACTTAAATTacttatttctttatatttttatttttagtttagtattttttgttaacttATCGAGAATGATTTAAAAgatcaaataaattcaaattgtattcaatttttgtgaagCTTTTGTAATAACATTTCCATAATTATTGGaatttattaaacttaaattacttattaaataacttatttatttgcagtttATCACACTTAACTTTAAGGCataaatga
It encodes the following:
- the LOC132796024 gene encoding proteasomal ubiquitin receptor ADRM1 homolog produces the protein LLQQATTRNEIFQQNSNFKFDFDSFSSLTHTHISFDLFKLDSDSADADGHLVEFKAGRMIQGAQMVEPDNRKGLIYLYRDEAYDLHFCWMDRRRMAVEIDIIVSPGTLEFHRVESCKTGRIYVLKFRRSPNRLFFWMQDPRFEHDAEICAQVNELLRSNTNSDDDYSLKSVKGANLKQSES